GGTACATGAACATCACATTGTCACCGTACTCCAGCACGGAGTTCATGTCATGGGTCACCACAATGGTGGTGATGTCATACTCTTCCGTGATTTCCTTGATGAGTTCGTCAATCTTGATGGCCGTCAAAGGGTCCAGACCAGAGTTGGGCTCATCGCAGAAAAGATAGGTGCAGTGCGGGGCAATGGCCCGGGCAATGCCCACGCGCTTTTTCATCCCGCCGCTCAGTTCAGAAGGCATCAGCTTACCGGCATTTTCCAGGCCCACGCGCTTGAGACAGAACTCCACGCGCTCTCTGCGCTCTTGCCTGTCCATGTCTGTGAGCATCTTGAGGGGGAATTCCACGTTCTCGTTCACGTTCATAGAGTCAAACAAGGCACTGCCCTGGAAGAGCATGCCAATCTTGCGACGTATTTCCTGCCGGATGTCTAGTTTGTTGTTGGTGAACACGCGGCCGTCATAGGTGATGCTGCCCACGTCTGGCTTTACCAAACCCACTATGCATTTCAAGAGCACGCTTTTACCGGTACCACTGGCGCCCAGCAGCATGTTCATTTTGCCAGATTCAAAGACACCGCTAATGCCGTCCAGCACTTTCTTGTCATTGAAGGTTTTATGAATGTTGTGTATTTCAATCATGTGTAATCAAATCAAATAAGAAACTGCCGCGCTTCTACAGCAATACCTGGGCACAGACATAGTCGGCTATGAGAACCGCAATGACGCTGTTGGTAACGGCCTTGGTACTGGCCTCGCCAACTTCCAGGGCTCCGCCGGTGGTAAAATAGCCTTTATAGGAGGAGATGGAGGCAATGATGAACGCAAACACCAAAGACTTGATTAGGGCGAACGTAATGTTAAACGGGATGAACGCGGTTCTAAGCCCTGTAATGTACTCTTGCCCGGTCAAGGCGTTAGTTAACGTACCCGCCACGTAGCCGCCCAGAATGGATAAGAACATGGCAATGATCACCAGCATGGGAAATACCAGGATGGAAGCCAGGATTTTAGGCATGACCAGGTATGAAGTGGAGTTGATTCCCATCACTTCCAGGGCATCTACCTGTTCCGTAATTTTCATGGTTCCCAGACCGCCGGCAATGTTGGAGCCCACCTTGCCCGCCAATACTATGGAGGTAATGGTTGGGGCCAGCTCCAGTACCGTCATCTCGCGCACCATAAAGCCAATGGTGGAGCGGGGAATAAGGGCGCTGGTCAGGTTGTAGGAAATCTGGACGCAGGTTACGGCGCCAATGAAGGTGGCCACCACAGCCACAATGAAGATAGAGTCTATGCCAATCAAGATGGCTTCGTCAATGGTTCTTTTGAAGATGATTTTAGGAGATTCCCCGCGCCTGAAGAGCGAGCCTAAAAAGAGGAGGTATGCACCAAAGTTTTTCATGAATGGGAACGTAGGCCGTAGCTGGTTCTGCCCTTGCCAGAGCGGAAATAGGCACTTCTTGTTTTCAAATGCCTATATTACGTTGAAATAAGATAAAACATCTATCCCATGCAAAAATATATAGTGGTAACCGGTGGGACCAAGGGGATTGGGCGGGCCATCGTGGATAAATTTGCGGTCGAAGGATTTCACATCATCACCTGCGCGCGCAATGAGAAGGATCTGCAAAAACTGAAGCTAGAGATAGAACAGGACTACACTTTCTCCAAGGTTTTTTACCAGGCCGTAGACGTGAGCCTACCCGGCGAAGTGCAGCGGTTCATCAACTACATACAGTCCCTGAAAGTGAAGATTGACGTGCTGGTGAACAATGCCGGCTTTTTCATACCCGGCACCATTCATGAGGAAAGCGACACGGTGCTGCGAGAGATGATCAACACCAACCTTTACAGCGCCTATGACCTGACCAAAGGACTGGTAGGGGAGATGATTAAGCGCAAGGACGGCTACATCTTCAACATCTGTTCTACCGCCAGCATCACGGCCTATACCAATGGCGGTTCTTACTGCATAGCCAAACACGCGCTTTACGGCATGACCCGCGTCCTGCGCGAAGAACTGAAAGGGCACGGCGTACGAGTGACTGCGGTCATTCCTGGAGCCACGCTCACGGCTAGCTGGGAAGGCGTAGATTTGCCGCATGACCGCTTCATGAAGCCCGAGGACGTGGCCAATGCCATCTGGAGTGCCAACTGCCTTTCCAGGCAGACGGTCATAGAAGAACTGGTGCTTCGGCCACAGCTAGGCGATATTTAAGTTGGTTGTTGGCTGTTTGTTGTGAGATACACGTTTATTAAAAAATCTGAATCTGTTTTTGGTCTTATTCCTGAAAAACATCCCAAAAACGACCAGTCTTGGCTGCAAGTAAATGGTAGCCGAGCTTAAAATTTTAGTAAAAAGATTTATACCCTAAAAATCGAGCAAGCAACAACCCCGCAACGAATAACATATTCATTAAATTTGAGCAAAATCTTTGATATGGAACTAGAAGGAAAAGTAGTGGTGATTACGGGTGCCAGCAGCGGCATTGGTTTGGCGGCGGCCAAGATGTTATTAGAGAAAGGTGCCACCGTTGTGAGCTGGAGCCGCTCTAAACCCAAAATCTCCCATCCTGACTTTTACTATTTTGAATGTGACGTGCGCCATGAGCAGTCCGTATGGTCTGCGTATGAGCAAACCGTGGAGCGCCTGCGCCAGAACATCTCTGTATTGATCAACAATGCCGGCTTGGGCATTCAAGGCGCGCTGGACACCATGAGTCCCAAAGACTGGCACACTATGATGGAGACCAATGTGAACGGTATTTTCTACTGCACGCGCCTGGTGTTGCCGCAAATGAAAAAGCAGCTGGAAGGCCACATCATCAACATCTCTTCCATTGCCGGTTTGACGGGTATTGAGAACATGAGCGGCTACTGCGCCACCAAGTTTGCCGTGCGGGGTATTTCGCATTCCTTGTTCAAAGAGGTGAGACCATTTGGCATCAAAGTGACGTGCATCTACCCAGGCTCTACGGCCACGCACTTCTTTGATGGTTTTGAAGGCACCGGCACCGCGCCAGAAAATATGATGCAGCCAGAAGATATTGCCTCCACCATTCTGCACGTTCTGCAATCGCCGCCCAACTACCACCACGTAGACATAGAGGTGCGCCCGTTAATGCCGAAGGGCAGACCAGAGAAAAAGAAAGCCTAACCCAGAAGAATGGGAATTGAAATAAAAGATTTGACCAAAGTATATGGTCCGCAGGCGGCTGTGGACCATATCTCATTTACGGTAGGCACTGGTGAGATTGTAGGCTTCTTAGGCCCCAACGGAGCCGGCAAGTCCACCACCATGAAGATTGCCACCTGCTACCTTCCGCCCACCAGCGGCACCGTTCTGGTAAATGGCTACAACGTAGTAGATGACCCCAAACAGGTGCGTAGACAAGTAGGCTACCTACCCGAGCACAACCCCTTGTATCTGGACATGTACGTGCGCGAATACCTGCACTTTGTAGGCAAGCTGCACGGCCTGGGCGGTAGTGGGTTGCAAGCCCGCACTGAAGAAATGATTCAGCTCTGCGGCCTGGATCGCGAAAAACACAAGAAAATTGGGGCCTTGTCCAAAGGTTATCGTCAAAGAGTAGGATTGGCCCAGGCCATGATCCATGATCCGGCGGTGTTGATCCTGGATGAGCCCACCACAGGCTTGGACCCGAACCAGATTGTAGAGATTAGGCAATTAATTAAAACCGTTGGCCAAGAAAAAACGGTGTTGTTCTCCACGCACATCATGCAAGAAGTGAGCGCCCTCTGTGACCGGGTGCTCATCATCAACCAAGGCAAACTGGTAGCGGATAGTCCCGTGGCCGAGCTCAAAAACATGGGCCGCAAAGAGATGCGCATCTTAGCAGAGTTTGAAGCCGAGGTAGACACGTCGGCTATTCTTACCTTGCCACAGGTTCAGCGCATTGAACCCGCCGGATTGCACAAATTTAGAATCATTGCCACTTCAGGGTCAGATTTACGATCCGCTATTTTCAGGTTGGCAGGAGAGCAAGGCTGGCCATTGGTAGGACTTCAGCAGGAAGAAAATTCTTTGGAAAAGCTCTTCCAGGACTT
The nucleotide sequence above comes from Nibribacter ruber. Encoded proteins:
- a CDS encoding MlaE family ABC transporter permease produces the protein MKNFGAYLLFLGSLFRRGESPKIIFKRTIDEAILIGIDSIFIVAVVATFIGAVTCVQISYNLTSALIPRSTIGFMVREMTVLELAPTITSIVLAGKVGSNIAGGLGTMKITEQVDALEVMGINSTSYLVMPKILASILVFPMLVIIAMFLSILGGYVAGTLTNALTGQEYITGLRTAFIPFNITFALIKSLVFAFIIASISSYKGYFTTGGALEVGEASTKAVTNSVIAVLIADYVCAQVLL
- the gldA gene encoding gliding motility-associated ABC transporter ATP-binding subunit GldA; translation: MGIEIKDLTKVYGPQAAVDHISFTVGTGEIVGFLGPNGAGKSTTMKIATCYLPPTSGTVLVNGYNVVDDPKQVRRQVGYLPEHNPLYLDMYVREYLHFVGKLHGLGGSGLQARTEEMIQLCGLDREKHKKIGALSKGYRQRVGLAQAMIHDPAVLILDEPTTGLDPNQIVEIRQLIKTVGQEKTVLFSTHIMQEVSALCDRVLIINQGKLVADSPVAELKNMGRKEMRILAEFEAEVDTSAILTLPQVQRIEPAGLHKFRIIATSGSDLRSAIFRLAGEQGWPLVGLQQEENSLEKLFQDLTQNKK
- a CDS encoding SDR family oxidoreductase, with protein sequence MELEGKVVVITGASSGIGLAAAKMLLEKGATVVSWSRSKPKISHPDFYYFECDVRHEQSVWSAYEQTVERLRQNISVLINNAGLGIQGALDTMSPKDWHTMMETNVNGIFYCTRLVLPQMKKQLEGHIINISSIAGLTGIENMSGYCATKFAVRGISHSLFKEVRPFGIKVTCIYPGSTATHFFDGFEGTGTAPENMMQPEDIASTILHVLQSPPNYHHVDIEVRPLMPKGRPEKKKA
- a CDS encoding ABC transporter ATP-binding protein, translated to MIEIHNIHKTFNDKKVLDGISGVFESGKMNMLLGASGTGKSVLLKCIVGLVKPDVGSITYDGRVFTNNKLDIRQEIRRKIGMLFQGSALFDSMNVNENVEFPLKMLTDMDRQERRERVEFCLKRVGLENAGKLMPSELSGGMKKRVGIARAIAPHCTYLFCDEPNSGLDPLTAIKIDELIKEITEEYDITTIVVTHDMNSVLEYGDNVMFMYQGKKLWEGHSSTIMDTKVRELNDFIFSNRLMRDAKKVEQIEEDERQEEERQNNE
- a CDS encoding SDR family NAD(P)-dependent oxidoreductase; translation: MQKYIVVTGGTKGIGRAIVDKFAVEGFHIITCARNEKDLQKLKLEIEQDYTFSKVFYQAVDVSLPGEVQRFINYIQSLKVKIDVLVNNAGFFIPGTIHEESDTVLREMINTNLYSAYDLTKGLVGEMIKRKDGYIFNICSTASITAYTNGGSYCIAKHALYGMTRVLREELKGHGVRVTAVIPGATLTASWEGVDLPHDRFMKPEDVANAIWSANCLSRQTVIEELVLRPQLGDI